The following is a genomic window from Bombina bombina isolate aBomBom1 chromosome 3, aBomBom1.pri, whole genome shotgun sequence.
GCTCAGCCTTCCGGGGGAACGACTGcctctgaggcctcagggggtcaaccttcgggacgtttttttcttttgtcccggcgggggtatgttgcgcctttcgttatagactggcgcgcctttgtgttCTTTTGAGGCACGTTTTGGCAAttctggaggatcccactcttaatgggtctggagattctcagtcttactctttgaCTGGCTTGCTtccatagacataaggggatgaagtaatcttattatagtctttgttatttgtgtatcctttttcagttctgagcttggatgtctcggacccctgttgagctggtcctgcgggtctgtccgttcttcctgggcgataactcacgggttgccttatattttatttttatccggcgaggatgatttttatttggtataAAGCTtatgttgttgtgtgatgtttcctacaggaactttcttctctggaattgatactcgcaatTTTTTTGGTCGCACTGATTCTTTTACAAGAGTGAGGACTGTTCTTTATCCTTTTATCTTGGGGGAGACTctttgtggccttgacagtgctggggcccttgtgTTCAGGCTGGTCCTAACTGGGTACATatacttctgtctttgaggcctagttcaaacACGTGGTGCCCTTTTTATGTCTGGCTGGTCAGGTGAGggcacctagtgatcacaatatgatttgtgttgtttacttgttattttacaagcttcatctagcatcctgagaggatttgatggtccgtggttgcttaggggcatgggggattggttcagtcctcattcgctattcaatctagtgggccgggactccgttgagatccacggtgacatgctcagtcatttccgatttttccgggaactagagtgttccttcccattgtgggttgagGCTTGGacgatttaggtccttcatactgccgttcttaaggttttgcctttcatagtctctttggaagtgtccttttaggacttgttccttttagaggttctcttcctttgggttgagactttctggACGACTTCCGGTTTTTCTGGTGGCTTTGGCCGCTtatttaggaagtgaaggccgtgaggctctgtcttccttcgggagttagtcgtctccatatcagggacgATAGAGGTGTTGTCTCTTTATCCAAGCTTTCtgtttaggggatgtttttctgcctgggtttgggatgctttgcattcttctcctttGGGTGTGgttctctggaacgttaatctgaaaggattatggagactagccttttctTTCTagtctctctttcgggtgactctgttctcgttttcatttcccttgtgttgcccttggggcctttgggctctagagaaattgcgtgactttgtcgcggcctagcaccttgttggggggtgttgacctccggccaagggtgttctcttccttttggaaTGGGAATTTtgagtgagtcctgtacctgtTTTCCGGGCTCTCCGGTTATCAtaccctgtgaggtctgattgcttcagacagggtttcttgtgttccctgggggtgtcattcgttctaggacgattctgggtcccgggttctTGTtctggatccttcttggatgtctgtctggagacttatgatcctgtggactggtttgggacgacccagttttttcagggaccctatgttgcgtcATAGAGGCTAGcttattgggcttgcaagcaggaagaccttcgggtactggttataaaattTAAGGCCTGACTTgcccttcggacggagtgtgctccttttcACGGGTAGTTTTTTCTCTTTTGGTCAACATTGGTGTCtagatgatttttcattcggtccgtgttttgatcatactatggcttcatttCTTgtagacatgtacgctgttcttatctgtgccctttccTTTTTGAGGGGATAGTGTGtgttccttatgagctggggtttcctctctctggagggtcattgtcctgccctgtgtgtaggaggttggatcaggtggcttattctgtaaggggcagcatctgctgctctgggggctctgttccacctgttggaaattgatctctctacgtagagactgtctaagagttgtgacaggtcttcctatggatctattgcacttttctctgttcaggTCCTAGGGAGTTCTCCTTGGGAgggccttattttggaggagcttcCCTGGGGGCTTGTAATTGGGGTCTTTCTGCCCCCCGTCTATCGCTTGGGCTtctccggtgttggagcaggatctgacatatgttgctctgctatttcgtctcCGGAccattcgaggtacggtaagcctctttgaggtttctcctttctccatgaagATTTGTGGGAAGggctggcggctcttagatagcctgcgacgttatcAGCTGGTTAGCGGATACTTAGCAATCTAAAGGATCCTATCCTCAGCTGCTTTCTACTTAAGTATTTAAGTTTGAGTcattttttagatgactgcagcgtgcagtgttttttgcttcaggtgttgttcgtcagacctatctgagcttgctgctcgaggtttcgtttctgaatatttcagaATTCTGCGCTACCTTTTTGCGTCTTCGGGACCTTAGTCTTCatttgctttctagagtgcggttgcactgtgttaggggaagatcctctctctgtttcagactcccggccttatgctgtggtttctgtatttctggagtCTAGGCGTTGCCTCCCTTGTTTCTAtgtgactggttgggtctctgttagcctggcccggtttctcaggtttttgctctgtgtttttatttaggactcgtgccctttttagggtttatttctggaagttccgtatgctagctggaagctagctcagcattctaatgcactgtggctactctgcactgtagcaaatcgagggttgcaagttcgatccccagtgaggtctactcagcctttcctcctatcgaggttgataaaatgggcagcgccttgagtcccttaagggggattagccgctctTTACGAGTACAATTATGTTTTTCTCCGtgttttttcttctttgtggaagaatacggtagtttgtttcctttctttagtaaggggtgtgttgtttggagaccgactgctgggcgcagtgtctcttggaggcttttgacttagtcgagtctagttcctgcgatctctagcaaggcttgtggactatctgcgggtcagtgtccttggaccTTTtgcttttttcaaagttgttctcggtttcggacgaagcaggattttgttgggtagcggttttcaggcctggtgccctcagaatgggccacctcttgtacactcccttttttgcattcagtgtcctctatagcttgggtattgttttcccaaaagtaatgaatgcagctgtggactttccatttatgaattaaaacataaattatgcttacctgataattttcttttcttcagatggaaagagtccacagctccccgcccgtgtttttatgtggggcggccgtaattttgttcttctggcaccttttcaccctgatatttcttctactgttccttgtttcttggcagaatgactgggggatgaggggagtgggaggagtatttaagcctttgtctggggtgtctgcctcctcctggtggacagattctgaattttccaaaagtaataaatgcagctgtatactctttccatctgaagaaaataaaattatcaggtaagcataatttgttttttctttttacttaacCAGGTTCTGACCTAAAATATCATAATGTGATTCACATCTCACAAAGTGCATGGTTAAAATGTGCAGTGAAAATCATTTATACAGAAAGATTGTTTGAAGACACATTTAGCGTGTGTGAGATGGACTAACAGTATAATTTTGGCATTATGTCAGACTGCTGAATAACGTATCTAGTttctcaacaaaaaaaaaattaaatgccaaTTCTCATCCCACTACTTGCCTTATTTAAAAGGAATCATTCTTGACTCATTACTGGAGTAGACCATGCTTGACATTTGTTACCAAAATGTTTACCAAAATGTTTACCAGTATATCTTGCCAGTTAGGGTTAGGAATATGTCTATGCTTCTTATGTCTATTATTTTAACTCagtgttttaaaaatgttaccaAAATAAGTTGAAATATCTATCCTAACAAATATGTGTAAAAAACATTCAGATAGACTTTCATAAACTGTACCTCTTGATTTTTATTTGACTTGATCTAAAAATATTAATCCGTGTAATGCTGTAGATTAAGCAAGGACACAAAAATGGATCCAATGTACTGGACTAGTTTATTCATAtattaaagcttaaaaaaaaagtttttagcaGTTTACTTCCTTCAAGAGTTCCCTTTTTGTAACAATCTTCTCTGCTCTTTTTAGGTCATCACATGTTTTGGTATCTCCCTATTACTCCACCGGTACGTGGGTTTTTCTGTGGTGGCCCTATTGGTGGAAATCAATTCCATCTTCCTTCACATGAGACAGATCCTACTAATGGCCAATTTGGTTAAGACCATCACATACCGTCTGAACAGTCTTCTGAACCTGGGAACTTACATGATCTTCAGGATAACTACGTTGGCTTGGATGACCAGGTGGTTAGTGCTGAACAGAGAGAATATCCCCCTACTAACATACACTATTGGTAGTGTAGGACTTGCAATCATGACGGTGATGAACATTGTCCTCTTCTATCGTCTCCTGCGCAGTGACTTCCTCAAATCCACCAGGGACCAACAAAAAGAGAAGGAGAAGTAATAAGTCATCGCTGCCAAACAAGGCTTTTTGCTTTAAGGTAGTGATTTTAGAGATGTTTTCAGAACCCTTGGTGCTCTGCAAGATAAAGGGTGAAAAACATTCACGGATTAAGTCTAAAGTACATGACAAAACATTCCTTAATTTAATACTAAGTAACATTGTATAATCTCTACCGAATGTACCACTCTATTCCATGATGGAGATAACTAACAGATTAATCAAGTGCAATTTTTCATGGTACAGTACTCACAAGGCTTGATGGTTCCTCCTTACAAAAATTTCTCATTTCATGAACAGAACATCTATAAATGTAAAGAATCTTCCTGTCCTCTTCTAAATCATCCACACAATGgttatcttttgtttgttttgattTCCCTGTGTTATGTATAACTCTGTTTGCCTGCAGCTATATTATTTGTTAAAATTATATAGCATGATTTGTCAAACACTCCAAATACCACAGAAGACACTGCTGAGAAAATATTTTATGGTGGACTTATTCCACATGGCAGATATTTTCTTGCAAAGCATTATGAAGTAAGAGCTGAGGGTGTAAAAAATAACCAAACTGATCATAGTTTTAGTCCGTTTTAGCGATACACATTGGGTATATAtctatatcacaaaagtgagtacaccctcacatttttgtaaataatttattatatcttttcatgtgacaacactgaagaaattacactactatgtaaagtagtgagtgtacagcctgtataacagtgtaaattttctgtcccctcaaaataactcaacacacaaccattaatgtctaaacctttttttctttattccatgacaCAAGTATAGCAAACAGCAATAGAATAGAACGACGTTTCAGGTTATGTACCCTTATTCAGCAATAGAATAGAACCCGAAACGTTGTTATATTCTATTGCTGTTTGCTATACTTGtgtcatggaataaagaaaaaaagaatggaaatactacagtggtgctgctgtgattttgtTCCTTGGATGTTTCTTGGGTGCTTTTGCAGTTTGCACCTCACAGCTTCGTGCACACCTTGGGAGATTTTGTGCTGGATACAGACTTTTGACTttgattaatgtctaaaccgttggcaacataagtgagtacacccctaagtggaaatgtcgtccaaattgggcccaaagtgtctatattttgtgtggccaccgttattttccagcactgccttaaccctcttgggcatggagttcaccagagtttcacaggttgccactggagtcctcttccactcctccatgacgacatcagggagctggtagatgttagagatcttgcgctcccccaccttccattttaaggatgccccacagatgctcaatagggtttaggtctggagacatgcttgaccagtccatcacctctaccctcagcttctttagcaaggcagtggtcttcttggaggtgagtttggggtcgttatgttgaaatactgccctgcggcccagtctccgaagggaggggatcattctctgctttagtatgtcacagtacatgttggcattcatggttccctcaatgaactgtagtttcccagtgccggcagcactcatgcaggcccagaccatgacactcccatcaccatgcttgactgtaggcaagacacacttgtctttgtactccttacctggttgccgcaacacacacttgacaccatctgaaccaaataagtttaatccatgcccttagtctgcttgtcttcagaaaactgtttgcaggctttcttgtgcattatctttagaagaggcttccttctgggacgacagccatgcagaccaatttgatgcagtgtgcggcgtactcacttttgttgccaacggtttagacattaatggctgtgtattgagttattttgaggggacagcaaatttacactgttatacatactgtacactcactactttacattgtagcaaagtgtcatttcttcagtgttgtcacatgaaaatatataataaaatatttacaaaaatgtgaggggtgtactcacttttgtgagatacagtgtatgtatatgtatgtatgtatatatatatatatgtgtatatatatatatatatatatatatatatatgtatatatatatatatatgtgtgtgtatatatatatatatatatatacatacatacatacatacatacatacatacatacatacatacatacatacataccccgctcatacatcgggttagggaccggagccctgctgtaaagtgaaacaatgcggttttagctttgttttcacttgccagtgtatttaaaaacttgaaaacatgtttgaacttatatatatattaagtgtacaatagcactaagtttagtttaatactagcacaataaatactgtacctgtaaaatagtgacaatgactgtagtaaaatttgccagtctATAACACTGAGACAGTTTGCAATGAAATGccgtaaacagagtgaactgtgcataacaaaatggtgacagtcacttttctcgcaatctcatgatgattacagcactgtttcaaaatccttgtaggttgaacttcagctccccAAAgcgctgtattatatatatatatatatatatatatatatatatgtatgtatgtatgtatgtgtatatatatatatatatatatatatatatattcaagttcACAGTATTTCCACATTATATTATAGCTTTACATATGTACCTAAATGGTGTTCTAGAGTAGCAAATCTCTGAGTATGTATAACCGCTGCACTAGATTATACAGACATCTTTTCTACACTCATTAGTAGCTGAAGTTGAGATACTTATTCCTCTCTCTGTAAAACATCTGCTGTGTATTGCGTTTTATGCTGCCATGCTTTTTCCTGTCATTTATGATGGTGTATTTTTCATAACATAGTTTGGCAGGTCACTGCACATGTCCACAAGATGTCTACAAGTTTTCTTAACAATACTGCACAATTTACCTAGGAGAATAGCCAAAGTGAATGAGTTTTACTAATGCCACGTTGTTCATCTTTTAATCAGTATTTATTGTAACATCAGAATTGTAGAAGGGGTGGAACCAAACAAGGAATTCAAACTTCTGCTATAGGATGGTACTGCTGATacaatgaccatagacctgaatatAATTATCTGTTCCCAAATGTTGTGCAAGATGTCTGGAAAGCTTATTATTGGATCTACCTCTTTATTATGGTGctatgttccccccccccccaaggggcaATGCAAAACCAATGACCTCACCATTACAGTAGATAAGCTATTATCTCATCTCCTGGAGTTTATTTTATAGAAAGCCGATTCTCCAAATCACATTTCTCTCAGATTTTAAATCCGTTTTGTTGTATATAAAGTACAATTTAAGCagctaataatatatatagtacCAGCTATTCAGATCTACTACATAGATATGTGACTAATTTACCCAGATTTTTATTTTATGGCATGTGCCTTGCATGCATTTTGGCAAATAAGGGCTTAACAAAAGTTTTATATTCCGCATTTACGCACTCTGATTAACCAATCATTCATTTTGCTTTATGCAACAACAGTATAAACTTCTGGTAAGGCAAACCACTTAAACTGTTAGTATTTAAAGTGTGGCAAGCCCACTGATCTATGAAAGAAAAGCATAAAATATAAAGCAATGAAGAGAGTTAAACATTGTCAACCAGtggaggggttaaagggacaaccTCTGAGCTTATAAACTGGATTGTATAGTAATAACTACATATAtcctattttatataatataatacctcTCACTAAagtaataacaaatacaaaatatgtagGCAGTTTTTCAGATGGCCAGCCCAAAgggatctaaaaataaataaaatagcgcCATTTAGGCTTTTCTCTGGGTAATTTGTAAAGTTCATATTGTAACTGTAGTAAAAACAAATAGGTCTTACGTAGTGGAATATCCCACTAGTCAGGATGGCAAAACTTTGAAGGGATTAATTAACCTGTAACCAaaaatacaagcacacacacacacacacacacacacatacatatatatatatatatatatatatatatatatatatatatatatatatatatactgtgtatgtatatacagttgtgcgcataagtttacataccctggcagaatttataatttcttggccatttttcagagaatatgaataacacaaaaacttttctttcgctCATTGTTagagtttggctgaagccattttttatcaatcaactgtgtttactctttttaaatcataatgaaaacagaaactacccaaatgtccctgatcaaaagtttacataccccagttcttaataccgtgtattgccccctttaacatcaatgacagcttgaagtctttttttggtatttgtggatgaggctcttctcagatggtaaagctgctcATTCTTCCTTGCAAAAAGCCTACAGTTActgtaaattcttgggctatcttgcatgaactgcacgtttgagatctcccagagtggctcaatgatattgaggtccgGAGACTGAGATGACCACTCcaaaaccttcactttattctgctgtagccaatgacaggtcgacttggccttatgtttaggatcattgtcatgttggaatgtccaagtatgtcccatgcgcagcttccgggctgatgaatgcaaattttcctccagtaattttttaaacatactgcattcatcttgccatcaattctgaccaaatttcctgtaccttttgtagctcacacatccccaaaacatcagcgatccacttcCGTGTTTTGcaataggaatggtgtacctttcatcataggccttgttgactcctctccaaatgtagcgtttatggttgtggccaaaaagctcaattttggtctcatcgctccaaatgactttgtgccagaaggtttgaggcttgtctctgtcctgtttggcatattgtaagtgggatactttgtggcagcccatctttcttcaagtgcctccttattgtgcatcttgaaacagccacaccacatgttttcagagagtcctgtatttcacctaacTGTATTTCACCTAAagctatttgtgggtttttctttgcatctcgaacaattttcctggcagttgtggctgaaattttagttggtctacctgaccgtggtttggctTCAACAGAAccgctcattttccacttcttgattagagtttgaacactgctgattggcattctcaattccttggatatctttttatatgccttttcctgttttatacagttcaactacctttccccgcagatcctttgacaattcttttgctttccccatgactcagaatccagaaacgtcagtgccgCACTGGATGAaatatgcaagggtctgtcaggagtccagaaactcattgaccttttatacacacactcactaattacaagcaaacagatcacaggtgaggatggttacctttaatagccattcaaacccctttgtatcaacttgtgtgcacgttatcaggccaaaatcaccagggtatgtaaacttttaatcagggtcatttgggtagtttctgttgtcattatgatttaaaaagagtaaacacagttgattgataataaatggcttcagccaaacaataaccatgagtgaaagaaaagtttttgtgttgtcattcatattttctgaaaaatggccaagaaattataaattctgccagggtatgtatacttatgagcacaactgtgtgtgtgtgtgtgtatgtatatatatataatatatatatatatatatatatatatatatatatatatatatatatatatatatatatatatatatatatgtatgcatttttatatatatgtatatatatatatatatacatgtatgcatttttatatatatgtatatatatatgtatatatatatatatatatatacatgtatgcatttttatatatatgtgtatatatatatatatatatatatatatatatatacatgtatgcatttttatatatatatatatatatatatatatatatatatatacatgtatgcatttttatatatatatatatatacatgtatgcattttcttctgttatgtgtgatcagtccacgggtcatcattacttctgggatataactcctccccaacaggaaatgcaagaggattcacccagcagagctgatatagctcctcccctctacgtcagtcccagtcattctcttgcacccaacgactagataggatgtgtgagaggactatggtgattatacttagtttttatgacttcaatcaaaagtttgttattttacaatagcaccggagcgtgttattacttctctggcagagtttgaagaagaatctaccagagttttttactatgattttaaccggagtagttaagatcatattgctgttctcggccatctgagggaggtaaaggcttcagatcaggggacagcgggcagatgaatctgcattgaggtatgtagcagtttttattttctgaatggaattgatgagaaaatcctgctataccgttataatgacatgtatgtatacacttcagtattctgggaatggtatttcaccggaactactctgttaaaggtcactaatccttttaataaatattatcatgttaaacgtttttgctggaatgtagaatcgtttacattgctgaggtactgagtgaatataggtttgggcattattttccacttggcagttgtctgctttaaattgtgacagtttcgtttctcctcactgctgtgtgtgagagggaggggccgtttttggcgctcttttgctacgcatcaaaaatttccagtcagctactattatatttcttgcatgatccggttcactgacagatctcaggggtcttcaaacttctttgaagggaggtacattctctcagcagagctgtgagaattttatattgactgtgaataaatacgttactctataattttttatgtcaaatttagttattgttatttactaatgggaacaaacctttgctaaaagttgggttattttaaagtcgatgctataactgtttttcagttcattatctcaactgtcatttaatctttaagtacctctttgaggcacagtacgtttttgctaaaaaagattataaccaggttgcaagttattgctagtgtgttaaacatgtctgactcagaggaagatatctgtgtcatttgttccaatgccaaggtggagcccaatagaaatttatgtactaactgtattgatgctactttaaataaaagtcaatctgtacaatgtgaacaaatttcaccaaactgcgaggggagagttatgccgactaactcgcctcacgcggcagtacctgcatctcccgcccgggaggtgcgtgatattatggcgcctaatacatctgggcggccattacagataacattacatgatatggctactgttatgactgaagttttgtctaaattaccagaactaagaggcaagcgtgatcactctggggtgagaacagagtgcgctgacaatactagggccatgtctgatactgcgtcacagcttgcagagcatgaggacggagagcttcattctgtgggtgacggttctgatccaaacagattggattcagatatttcaaattttaaatttaaattggagaacctccgtgtattactaggggaggtcttagcggctctcaatgattgtaacaccgttgcaataccagagaaactgtgtaggttggataaatactttgcggtaccggcgagtactgacgtttttcctatacctaagagattaactgaaattgttactaaggagtgggatagacccggtgtgccgttctcaccccctccaatatttagaaagatgtttccaatagacgccaccactcgggacttatggcaaacggtccctaaggtggagggagcagtttctactttagctaagcgtaccactatcccggtggaggatagctgtgctttttcagatccaatggataaaaaattagagggttaccttaagaaaatgtttgttcaacaaggttttatattgcaaccccttgcatgtatcgcgccgattacggctgcggcagcattttggattgagtctctggaagagaaccttagttcatctacgctagacgatattatggacaggcttagagtccttaaactagctaattcattcatttcggaggccgtagtacatttaaccaaacttacggctaagaactctggattcgccatacaggcacgtagagcactgtggctaaaatcctggtcagctgatgttacttctaagtccaaattacttaatatacctttcaaggggcagtctttatttgggcccggtttgaaagaaattatcgctgacattacaggaggtaagggccacgccctacctcaagacaaagccaaagctaaggctagacagtctaattttcgtccctttcggaatttcaaaacaggagcagcgtcaacctccactgcaccaaaacaggaaggagctgttgctcgttacaggcaaggctggaaacctaaccagtcctggaataagggcaaacaggctaggaaacctgctgctgccccaaagacagcatgaatcgagagcccccgatccgggaccggatctagtggggggcagactttctctcttcgcccaggcctgggcaagagatgttcaggatccctgggcgctggagatcatatctcagggataccttctagacttcaaattatctccaccaaaagggagatttcatctgtcaaggttgtcaacaaaccagataaagaaagaagcgtttctacgctgtgtacaagatctgttattaatgggagtgatccatccagttccacggtcggaacaaggacaagggttctactca
Proteins encoded in this region:
- the TLCD2 gene encoding TLC domain-containing protein 2, which codes for MDLLDPGVLIVGGSFAGFRVLNRELHRLIPAPSSALRNPWKWRNIWTSFIHSLLTGSWALLSFYLLPEMAEDLISTTPSRFSHSLVAVSIGSDLKYHNVIHISQSAWLKCAVKIIYTERLFEDTFSVITCFGISLLLHRYVGFSVVALLVEINSIFLHMRQILLMANLVKTITYRLNSLLNLGTYMIFRITTLAWMTRWLVLNRENIPLLTYTIGSVGLAIMTVMNIVLFYRLLRSDFLKSTRDQQKEKEK